One Ignisphaera sp. DNA window includes the following coding sequences:
- a CDS encoding FtsX-like permease family protein, whose product MAVTQFVFDVFKLAFKTLTERKMRATLTIIGIAIGPLALVMISSVIDGYADYVITQIEGLGQNAIVLFPESGYKFSDSDLNAIRALPGVERAEPFYSIQAQVKVGTQTKVVFVYAIPVNIVFEAIRGLEVSEGSIPSDSDYLKAVVGYKIAYDDNNNKVYDIGDVITITYLKTSGGKTEIKRASISVSAILKEFGGAFILSPDTTIFLPLSAGQKVLGLNEWSGIFVLAERSEYVPILIKQLQQIYGNSASIISFQSIANIASSIIGAMNFISFAASLSAFAVAVAGVASTMITSVIERTREIGVLKALGFTDLQVLVMILMESIVMSLIGAAIGISLGVMGAHALASRGFEIRAAAEAIMVVKAAPKVSTYNIARTLGLTILVGIGGGILPAYRAAKIPPAVALRYE is encoded by the coding sequence ATGGCTGTTACACAATTCGTTTTCGACGTGTTTAAACTCGCCTTCAAAACACTTACAGAGAGAAAGATGAGGGCCACGCTAACCATCATCGGCATTGCAATAGGCCCTCTAGCACTAGTCATGATATCTAGTGTTATAGACGGCTATGCCGACTATGTGATTACGCAGATTGAGGGTCTTGGCCAAAACGCAATAGTTCTTTTTCCAGAGTCGGGATACAAATTTAGTGACAGCGACTTGAATGCCATAAGAGCTTTGCCAGGTGTTGAGAGGGCAGAGCCCTTCTATTCAATACAGGCACAGGTTAAGGTTGGTACACAAACCAAGGTTGTTTTCGTCTACGCTATACCAGTTAATATAGTCTTCGAAGCTATAAGGGGGCTGGAAGTATCTGAGGGTAGCATACCATCTGATTCAGATTATCTAAAGGCTGTTGTAGGATACAAAATAGCTTATGATGACAACAATAACAAGGTGTATGACATTGGAGATGTCATTACAATAACCTATCTGAAGACCTCCGGTGGCAAAACAGAGATTAAAAGAGCCTCAATATCGGTTTCGGCTATTCTCAAAGAGTTTGGAGGGGCATTCATTCTAAGCCCCGACACAACAATATTCCTCCCTCTGTCAGCAGGGCAGAAGGTTCTCGGCCTGAACGAGTGGAGCGGCATATTTGTTTTAGCTGAGAGAAGCGAGTATGTACCAATACTGATTAAGCAGCTACAGCAAATATATGGTAACTCGGCATCGATAATATCGTTTCAGAGCATAGCAAACATAGCAAGTTCTATTATCGGTGCAATGAACTTCATATCCTTTGCTGCATCCCTATCCGCATTCGCTGTAGCTGTGGCAGGTGTTGCATCAACTATGATAACATCTGTCATCGAGAGAACTAGGGAGATAGGCGTTTTGAAGGCGCTCGGCTTCACAGATCTCCAAGTACTTGTAATGATCCTCATGGAAAGCATTGTGATGAGCCTCATCGGAGCAGCAATAGGGATTTCACTAGGTGTTATGGGAGCACACGCACTAGCATCTAGAGGTTTTGAGATAAGAGCTGCAGCAGAAGCGATAATGGTCGTTAAAGCAGCTCCAAAGGTGAGCACCTACAACATTGCAAGAACACTAGGGCTGACAATTCTAGTCGGCATCGGCGGTGGGATTTTACCTGCTTATAGAGCAGCTAAAATACCCCCAGCTGTTGCACTAAGATATGAGTGA